One region of Salvelinus namaycush isolate Seneca chromosome 3, SaNama_1.0, whole genome shotgun sequence genomic DNA includes:
- the LOC120044108 gene encoding toll-like receptor 13: protein MRAMFSHPAILFLWIQSTSGWMHPKCQIYDSGEDLGDFLKWTCNYLPRHGEHCTAACEDVTAIEEDLLGLPPNINTICISMKHGENRSMSLGFFSQFQDLEYLYIEGCLTQILPTGNSHLPNLQHMYLIDKWGTGSGCCDCHIGPHTFRNIVKLCDLTIQGYRLTAMAPDVFHGIPQLQRFIISEPCVEDWSEVLCRIMNIKSLIELKIKAPEIQSLNQSNCSILNTKESMKPVFNNLALSDFSFGEITHIEEGALAWLQNLTRLTGAFSQEVHLRLPLSGIQQIQYFSCSGSNDIDFECICDVVFLLSIKEIYLANANIRSLSMSSVELCTGLEYMYSNGLGSVHPSPHLKWNFISSLKNLNQLNIVFLRDKNPEICSFQKQPITWLTKLTFLINIQTLFAKQFSCLVTLQYLDLTQNLISNIEDFAFLGLTNLESLDITSNKITQINANTFFGLHSLTWLDLRNNPLIHNIEAMSFTHLTSLRQVFLGQVNNPLTEPVIKLNLTLIFGAILSQLTHLYISSAMRPMQLVIGSSITSKQNLSLQLKGHTRSADIIFHNLTKLEVLEMYHCRIFSLEGSLTKDFKSLKTLYLHIENIYNVFYSFTEPLSSLKYLILPQFQIFCSCDNAWLITWAKGYSQVEVIMLTPYTHPVMYALEDLICLLDNGIDTPNFVRYTEANCTTEVGFVLFAATGLGVLFFKLVVLVHNLAGPYLLPLYHITLGWLSEAMRSNTRGRYHYDAFVSYSGKDERWVVEELLPNLEQRGPPFLRLCLHSRDFQLGKDIVENITDSLYRSRHTVCLVSRHYLRSNWCSLEMKLATSRLQVEQRDILLLVFLEKIPPRQLSAHHRLARLVKTRTYLDWPQDPHQHQAFWDRLWAKLSAA, encoded by the exons ATGAGAGCTATGTTTTCCCACCCTGCCATCCTGTTCCTGTGGATTCAGAGTACTAGTGGATGGATGCATCCTAAATGCCAGATTTATGACAGTGGTGAAGACTTGGGAGACTTTCTCAAATGGACCTGCAACTACTTACCTCGTCATGGAGAACATTGCACTGCTGCCTGTGAAGATGTCACAGCCATCGAGGAGGATCTACTTGGACTTCCCCCTAATATCAATACCATCTGCATATctatgaaacatggtgaaaatagaTCCATGTCTCTGGGCTTTTTCTCTCAGTTTCAGGATCTGGAGTACCTGTACATTGAGGGATGTTTAACTCAAATCCTTCCAACTGGGAATAGTCACCTTCCAAATCTGCAACATATGTACTTGATAGATAAATGGGGAACGGGCTCTGGGTGCTGTGATTGTCATATTGGGCCTCATACATTCAGAAATATAGTTAAGTTATGTGATTTGACCATACAGGGTTACAGGTTAACAGCAATGGCCCCAGATGTTTTCCATGGTATCCCTCAGTTACAAAGATTCATCATTAGTGAACCCTGTGTTGAGGATTGGTCAGAGGTACTATGCAGAATAATGAATATAAAGTCACTTATAGAGCTAAAAATCAAAGCACCAGAGATACAATCGTTAAACCAATCAAACTGCTCCATTTTAAACACAAAAGAAAGCATGAAACCTGTTTTTAACAATCTAGCATTGTCTGACTTCTCATTtggtgaaataacacatatagaggAAGGTGCACTGGCTTGGCTCCAGAACCTCACAAGGTTAACTGGGGCTTTCAGCCAGGAAGTCCACCTGCGCCTTCCCCTGTCTGGGATTCAGCAAATTCAGTACTTCAGTTGCTCTGGTAGTAATGACATTGATTTTGAATGTATCTGTGATGTAGTGTTTTTGCTTTCAATCAAGGAAATATATTTAGCCAATGCCAATATACGTAGCCTCTCCATGTCCAGTGTTGAATTGTGCACTGGTCTAGAATATATGTATTCAAATGGACTTGGATCCGTCCATCCTTCGCCCCATTTGAAATGGAATTTCATTTCCAGTCTCAAAAACCTTAACCAATTGAACATAGTTTTCCTGAGAGATAAAAACCCTGAGATTTGCTCCTTCCAAAAACAACCAATCACATGGTTAACAAAACTCACATTTTTAATCAATATACAAACACTTTTTGCTAAACAATTTAGCTGTCTTGTTACGCTGCAGTATCTGGATTTAACACAGAATTTAATTTCAAACATTGAAGACTTTGCTTTCCTGGGATTGACAAATCTGGAGTCCTTAGACATTACAAGTAATAAGATAACACAGATAAATGCAAACACATTTTTTGGTTTACATAGTTTGACATGGTTAGACCTCAGGAACAATCCACTTATTCACAACATTGAGGCAATGTCTTTCACACACCTCACGTCTCTTAGACAAGTGTTTCTCGGGCAAGTGAACAATCCACTAACAGAACCTGTGATCAAGCTGAATCTGACACTTATATTTGGTGCCATTCTGAGTCAGCTGACTCATCTGTACATTAGTTCAGCTATGAGGCCAATGCAGTTGGTTATCGGCAGTAGCATCACATCTAAACAGAACCTGAGTCTCCAGCTCAAAGGCCATACG CGTTCTGCCGACATCATTTTTCACAACTTGACCAAACTGGAGGTTCTGGAAATGTACCACTGCAGGATTTTTTCTTTGGAGGGGAGTTTAACTAAAGACTTTAAATCTTTGAAAACATTGTATTTGCATATAGAGAACATTTATAATGTATTCTACAGCTTTACTGAACCTCTCTCTAGTCTTAAGTATTTGATACTTCCTCAGTTCCAGATTTTTTGCAGTTGTGACAATGCTTGGCTCATTACATGGGCCAAAGGGTACAGCCAGGTTGAGGTAATCATGCTTACTCCGTATACACATCCCGTTATGTATGCTTTGGAGGACTTGATATGCTTGTTGGACAATGGAATAGACACACCTAATTTTGTCAGGTACACAGAAGCCAACTGCACTACAGAGGTTGGCTTTGTGCTCTTTGCTGCGACTGGCCTGGGAGTCCTGTTCTTCAAGCTGGTGGTGTTGGTCCATAACCTGGCCGGTCCctacctcctccccctctaccaCATCACCCTTGGCTGGCTGTCGGAGGCCATGCGATCCAACACCAGGGGGCGCTACCACTACGATGCGTTTGTCTCCTATAGCGGGAAGGACGAGCGCTGGGTGGTGGAGGAGCTGCTACCCAACCTGGAGCAGAGGGGTCCTCCTTTCCTGCGCCTCTGTCTGCACAGCAGGGACTTCCAGCTGGGGAAGGACATTGTGGAGAACATCACAGACAGCCTTTACCGGAGCCGACACACCGTCTGCCTAGTCAGCCGCCACTACCTGCGCAGTAACTGGTGCTCCCTGGAGATGAAGCTGGCCACCTCCAGGCTGCAGGTGGAGCAAAGGGACATCCTCCTCCTAGTCTTCCTGGAGAAGATCCCCCCTCGCCAGCTGTCTGCCCACCACAGGCTGGCTCGCCTGGTGAAGACCAGGACCTATCTGGACTGGCCCCAGGACCCCCATCAGCACCAGGCATTCTGGGACAGACTGTGGGCTAAACTGTCTGCAGCGTGA